Below is a window of Bactrocera tryoni isolate S06 unplaced genomic scaffold, CSIRO_BtryS06_freeze2 scaffold_7, whole genome shotgun sequence DNA.
TGTCAAATTATTGGtgaaatttttcgttaaaattttgtGCGCGAAATATATTTGAATCATGTAAgtatcaataaaaattagataaaaattcctatttttatataatttaaaaacaattattttaaggTCAAAATCGATTAATAAAAcgcaatctgaaattttgctcagtAAAATGGCAGAAAATCCTGATTTAGCGGCTGGCTTCTCTAAACAAGGAAAAAGACAGACAAGAAGCGTTATGGAAGGAAACGGCCGCGGATTTGAACAGTGCTGGGCCTCCGACTAAAACGGTGTCTGAGTGGAAAAGGGTAATTTTCATATTAGCACTGgctagtaaaattttaaaataattattacaaaaatctgTTAAAGGTTTGGAATGACCAAAAGCGTTACGTACGCAAAAAGTTGACGTTTAATGCGGAACAAATTAGAGGCACTGGTGGGGGACCAAACCTGCATCATAAACTGTCAACATCGGAGGAAACTATTGTAGCAATCACTGGCATGACAAATAGCGTTGAGGGATTGGAAGGAATAGTGTCACACGGATTTCAGCCGCTAAGCACAACTGAGAGTGAATTGGACGCAGAAACAATTGTGAACAAAAGTCCACAGCAAACTCCAAAAAGGAACCCCTTTCTTAAAGATGCGCCGTCATCCTCTAAAAGAAAGGGCACATCTGTGATATTAGAAGAAGAAATAGAAGTGCAAAAAGAAATCTTAAAACGGATAAGGAGAATTGAAGACAATACAAGGGcgttgaataaaaa
It encodes the following:
- the LOC120781516 gene encoding uncharacterized protein LOC120781516, whose translation is MSSFGIRLASLNKEKDRQEALWKETAADLNSAGPPTKTVSEWKRVWNDQKRYVRKKLTFNAEQIRGTGGGPNLHHKLSTSEETIVAITGMTNSVEGLEGIVSHGFQPLSTTESELDAETIVNKSPQQTPKRNPFLKDAPSSSKRKGTSVILEEEIEVQKEILKRIRRIEDNTRALNKNFTILNNLKEEELKELKNQTIENKRHNIEIENLRKREIKAKLEKTRRLIEIEEMKLSMMKR